In Prochlorococcus marinus XMU1404, the sequence AATATTTAGCTTTTGAGTGTAGTGAAATGATTGCTGTAGTACTTTGTTCTGGATGAAGTTGTTCAGATTCATCCATGGTCAAGTTTATTCTTTTTGCATCCAACAATGATAATTGTATGTTTGAATCAGATACTTTTGGACATGCAGGATAACCAAAAGAATATCTAGCTCCTCTATATTTTTGAGCTAGTATTTCTCTATTTTTGTCAGGTTCTTCAGTCCTAAAACCACATTCAATACGAATTAATGCATGGACATACTCAGCTAGAGCTTCTGCTAATTGCACTGTAAGTCCATGGAATAATAAATAATCGCTATATTTATCTTCTTTAAATAATTTTTGAGAAAATTCACTAGCAATATCGCCCATCGTTACTGCCTGCATAGGAAATATATCTATCGGTTTATCATTTTTTAAATCACAATAAAAATCAGCTATGCATAAATTATTCCCAGATTTTTGTCTTGGGAAAGTAAATTGGGAAATTTTATTTAATAATTTATCATCAAATAAGAAAATACTATTATCTTTTCTTCCGCATCTGAAATATCCATAAACAGCTTTGGGTGTAATAAGTTTTTTTTCTATAATTGTCTCTAACCATCTATCTAACAATGGTTTAGCATATGAATCCAAATAATTATTATATTCATCTACGCTTTGGTTTTTTCCTTTTTTTATTTGCCATTGTCCGCTAAATAGAGCTTTTGTATCTAAATAAAAAATTAACTTATTTAAATCTATATCAACTTCGTTCAAGACTTTCGTCCCCAAGAAAGGGGCTTGAATTGGTTTTTCTTCATTTATAAATGTAGATCTTATAAAATTTTCTTTTAAATTTAATTTAGAAGTCTCCGTATGTATGGATATTGATTTTTTAAAAGCTTGAGAGTTGGATTTTGATGAAGCTAAATTAATATTTATACCCTCATTGTTAATGAAGCCCTCTGTATTTGACCAATTACCCTTTTTTTTATTATCCATATATTCATTCATGAATTTAAGATCAGTGAACGCATCTTTTCCGTACAATATTTTCCCTTTATAAATTTTGCTGCAGTCCTCATTTACAAATTTTGGGGTTAAGGCTGCTCCTCCTAATATTACTGGTACACTAATATTTTCATTGTTAAAAGCCTCTAAATTATCTTTCATAAAAGCAGTTGATTTAACAAGTAATCCGCTCATAGCAATGCAATCTGCATTGTGCTTTTTTTGTGCGTCTATAATCGCTGATACATCTTGCTTTATTCCAAGATTTATTACGTCATAACCATTATTTGTAAGTATTATGTCAACCAAATTTTTTCCAATATCATGAACATCGCCTTTAACAGTTGCAATTAAGAGTTTTCCATTTGATATGCTTTCATCTACAGTTTCCATATATGGTTCTAAAATTGAAACTGCAAATTTCATTGTTTCAGCGGATTGGAGTACAAATGGCAATTGCATTTGACCAGAGCCAAATAAATCTCCTACAACTTTCATTCCATCTAGTAAAAAGGTATTAATTATTTCAAGAGGTTTATATGTTTTTAACGCTTTATTTAATTGATCCTCTAAACCTATTTTTTCTCCATCAATAATATGATTCTTTAGACTTTCTTCCAGAGTAAGGTTTTTATTTTCTGAAGATGCTTTTTTGAAATCTTGAATAGATAAATCTTGAAAAGCCTTCGTTAACTCTACTAGTGGATCATAAATACAAATATCATCTTCAAATTCTCTTTTGTCATATATCAAATCTAAGCAAAGCTTTTTAGTTTCTTCAGAAACTTTTGATAATGGCAAGATTTTGTTTGGTGCGATGATAGCAGAATCCAATCCTGCTTTAATGCATTCATCTAGAAATATTGAATTTAGATTAATTCTTGATAATGGTGAAAGACCAAAACTAATGTTTGATATCCCCAGTATGATATGAATATCTGGGAATTTTTCACGAATTTTTGATATAGCAGTAATTGTTTCTTTAGCGTTCAATCTATCTTCTTCTATCCCAGTAGATATTGGCAGAGCTAATGGATCAAAAAATAGCTCATAATCTGACAAGCCACATTCTCTAGTTCTATTAATCGCTCGTTTAACAATGTTATATTTTTTTTCTGCATTCCTTGCCATTCCATCTTCATCAATAGTTCCGACAACAAGAGCTGAACCATATCCTAAGGCTAAATTTAGAACTTGATCAAACCTATCATTGCCGTCTTCGTAATTGGTTGAATTTATAATACATTTACCACCAGCTGACTTTAATCCACTTTCCATTTTGTCAGCATCTGTAGAGTCAATCATTAATGGCAAATTTATATTTGTAACTAGTCTTGAAGTTAATTCCTTCATATCTTTCACTCCGTCTCTCCCCACATAATCAACATTCACATCAAGAACGTGTGCATTTTCTTTTTGTTGTTGCTTGGCAATTGAAACTAGTCCATCCCAATCGTCGTTATTTAATAACTCCCTTACCTTTTTAGATCCACTTGCATTTAATCTTTCTCCAACAATCAAGATAGAATTGTCTTGTTTGTAAGGGACAGAATTATATATTGATGATGCAGAAGGAATATAACCACTTTGATTGTTATTACCATTTTTGTTAGACCTTTCGTTATAAATAATTTCATCGATTATTGAAGAAAGATATTTAATATGTTCAGGTGTCGTACCGCAACATCCACCTATTAATTGAACGTTAAAGTCATATATAAAATTCATTAACTGCATCTTTAATTCTATTGGCTTTAATCTGTAGTGAGCTACACCACCAATATTTTCAGGTAGTCCTGCATTGGGAATACAGCTTATAGCGAAGGGAGAATTTTCAGACAAATATTTAATATGTTCTTTCATTTGTTCTGGACCAGTTGCACAATTCAGTCCAAGGATATCTATATTAAATGGCTCTAATATTGTTAATGCAGAGGCGATGTCAGATCCAACAAGCATTGTACCTGTTGTTTCCATTGTTATCGATACCATTATAGGTATATCTATATTTTTACTATCAAGTACTTCTTTAGACGCTAATAAGGCAGATTTGATTTGTAATACATCTTGACAAGTCTCAATTAAAAGAAGATCAACTCCTCCATCTGTAAGACCATATATTTGTTCTTTATATGATTGCTTTAATTCATCAAAATCTATATGTCCTAATGTGGGTAATTTAGTAGTTGGTCCAATTGAGCCAGCAACAAACCTTGGCTTATCAACTGATGCAT encodes:
- the metH gene encoding methionine synthase — protein: MESFRTYLNRDEKPLIIFDGGTGTSFQNLNLTADDFGGKELEGCNENLVLSSPKVVEKVHNSFLEAGCHVIETNTFGASSIVLDEYDIADKAYEINKNAALIAKKAAAKYASVDKPRFVAGSIGPTTKLPTLGHIDFDELKQSYKEQIYGLTDGGVDLLLIETCQDVLQIKSALLASKEVLDSKNIDIPIMVSITMETTGTMLVGSDIASALTILEPFNIDILGLNCATGPEQMKEHIKYLSENSPFAISCIPNAGLPENIGGVAHYRLKPIELKMQLMNFIYDFNVQLIGGCCGTTPEHIKYLSSIIDEIIYNERSNKNGNNNQSGYIPSASSIYNSVPYKQDNSILIVGERLNASGSKKVRELLNNDDWDGLVSIAKQQQKENAHVLDVNVDYVGRDGVKDMKELTSRLVTNINLPLMIDSTDADKMESGLKSAGGKCIINSTNYEDGNDRFDQVLNLALGYGSALVVGTIDEDGMARNAEKKYNIVKRAINRTRECGLSDYELFFDPLALPISTGIEEDRLNAKETITAISKIREKFPDIHIILGISNISFGLSPLSRINLNSIFLDECIKAGLDSAIIAPNKILPLSKVSEETKKLCLDLIYDKREFEDDICIYDPLVELTKAFQDLSIQDFKKASSENKNLTLEESLKNHIIDGEKIGLEDQLNKALKTYKPLEIINTFLLDGMKVVGDLFGSGQMQLPFVLQSAETMKFAVSILEPYMETVDESISNGKLLIATVKGDVHDIGKNLVDIILTNNGYDVINLGIKQDVSAIIDAQKKHNADCIAMSGLLVKSTAFMKDNLEAFNNENISVPVILGGAALTPKFVNEDCSKIYKGKILYGKDAFTDLKFMNEYMDNKKKGNWSNTEGFINNEGININLASSKSNSQAFKKSISIHTETSKLNLKENFIRSTFINEEKPIQAPFLGTKVLNEVDIDLNKLIFYLDTKALFSGQWQIKKGKNQSVDEYNNYLDSYAKPLLDRWLETIIEKKLITPKAVYGYFRCGRKDNSIFLFDDKLLNKISQFTFPRQKSGNNLCIADFYCDLKNDKPIDIFPMQAVTMGDIASEFSQKLFKEDKYSDYLLFHGLTVQLAEALAEYVHALIRIECGFRTEEPDKNREILAQKYRGARYSFGYPACPKVSDSNIQLSLLDAKRINLTMDESEQLHPEQSTTAIISLHSKAKYFSA